In the genome of Amia ocellicauda isolate fAmiCal2 chromosome 3, fAmiCal2.hap1, whole genome shotgun sequence, one region contains:
- the ccr7 gene encoding C-C chemokine receptor type 7, translating into MAGTTRLPILYPVMLVLTIVKVCVSENENTTEDFDAEYDTSSITVDYNLYEQQCQKTELRSFRSWFMPTMYSVICFVGLVGNLLVILTYIYFKRLKTMTDVYLLNLAAADTLFLLTLPFWAVSYTGEWVLGLWVCKATYGIYKVSFFSGMLLLMCISIDRYFAIARAASAHRYRSRAAHFSKVSSVVLWVLAILFSVPEMVHTKVSGNTCTPFLNESVELKIGIQVGQMVGGFALPMLVMLFCYIMIIRTLLQARNFEKNKAIRVIFAVVLVFLLFQLPYNAVMLVRTVTLANGGSQQCDADNRLFFAMDVTQSLAFLRCCLNPFLYAFIGVKFRNDLFKLLKELGCMSQESFFRYAACKQKRASLAMDTETTTTFSP; encoded by the exons GACTCCCCATACTGTATCCAGTGATGCTCGTCCTGACCATCGTGAAG GTCTGTGTATCCGAAAATGAAAACACGACAGAAGATTTTGATGCTGAATACGACACCAGCAGCATCACAGTCGATTACAACCTCTATGAGCAGCAGTGCCAGAAGACAGAGCTGCGATCCTTCCGCTCCTGGTTCATGCCCACCATGTACTCAGTCATCTGCTTCGTGGGGCTGGTGGGCAACCTGCTGGTCATCCTCACCTACATCTACTTCAAGAGGCTGAAGACCATGACGGACGTGTACCTGCTCAACCTGGCAGCGGCTGACACCCTGTTCCTGCTGACACTGCCCTTCTGGGCAGTGAGCTACACGGGGGAGTGGGTGCTGGGGCTGTGGGTGTGCAAGGCCACCTATGGCATCTACAAGGTGAGCTTCTTCAGTGGAATGCTGCTGCTCATGTGCATCAGCATCGACCGCTACTTTGCCATCGCCCGGGCTGCTTCTGCCCACCGCTACCGCTCGCGGGCCGCTCACTTCAGCAAGGTGTCTTCAGTGGTGCTGTGGGTCCTGGCGATACTCTTCTCCGTGCCCGAGATGGTGCACACCAAGGTGTCTGGCAATACCTGCACGCCCTTCCTCAACGAGTCTGTGGAGCTGAAGATTGGCATCCAGGTGGGGCAGATGGTGGGCGGCTTTGCCCTGCCCATGCTGGTCATGCTGTTCTGCTACATCATGATAATCCGCACGCTGCTGCAGGCGCGCAACTTCGAGAAGAACAAGGCCATCAGGGTGATCTTTGCTGTGGTGCTGGTCTTCCTGCTCTTCCAGCTGCCCTACAACGCGGTCATGCTGGTGCGCACCGTGACCCTGGCCAACGGTGGAAGCCAGCAGTGTGATGCCGACAACCGCCTGTTCTTCGCCATGGATGTGACGCAGAGCCTGGCTTTCCTGCGCTGCTGCCTCAACCCCTTCCTGTATGCCTTCATCGGGGTCAAGTTCCGCAACGACCTGTTCAAGCTGCTCAAGGAGCTGGGCTGCATGAGCCAGGAGAGCTTCTTCCGCTACGCCGCCTGCAAGCAGAAGAGAGCCTCCCTCGCCATGGACACCGAGACCACCACCACCTTCTCCCCCTAG
- the LOC136745784 gene encoding death-associated protein 1 homolog: MSSPPHDRLPSKGGHAPAVKAGGMRIVQKHHSGEHQSQDRDKDTKTEWESGTSPPKPTLVISGAVTRGDKDFPPAAAQVAHQKPQPCVEKLPPVHHINQHIHQPRK, from the exons ATGTCATCCCCGCCGCACGACAGACTGCCCAGCAAGGGCGGCCACGCTCCCGCAG TGAAGGCGGGAGGGATGCGCATCGTCCAGAAGCACCACAGTGGGGAGCATCAGAGCCAGGACCGGGATAAGGACACCAAGACAGAGTGGGAGAGCGGGACCAG CCCGCCGAAGCCAACGTTAGTCATCTCAGGAGCTGTAACGCGG GGCGATAAGGATTTCCCCCCTGCCGCTGCCCAGGTGGCCCACCAGAAGCCGCAGCCCTGCGTGGAGAAGCTGCCCCCTGTCCACCACATCAACCAGCACATCCACCAGCCCCGCAAGTGA